Sequence from the Meleagris gallopavo isolate NT-WF06-2002-E0010 breed Aviagen turkey brand Nicholas breeding stock chromosome 22, Turkey_5.1, whole genome shotgun sequence genome:
GCAAGTTCGGTATGCAGCACCTCAACTGGCATGAACTTTCTGTATGATTCTTGAGGGATTTGCACTGAGATCAGACTGTGTTCCCAAGTGCATATGTAATGCAGTGGCTGTTTAGAAATCTGAGTAGCACTTCTGCTTAACCAGAGCTGCAGCTAAGAGGTGTGTTCTGCCTTTCCCTGTCAGAGCTTTAATGCTCCACAGAGAGCCGCCAGGTGTGTGTACACGCACCGAGCAGTCAGTCTCGGAATAATCGAGCAGGCACAGCTCTCGGCAGTATGTATTAACCTGAAAGGACggcactgcagagaaaaaggacTCTGATTCTTAATCTGATTTATCTTTCAAATCTGGATTTGATTCAAACAGTTCATCTGGTTAACCTCTATAACAAACTGCTCAGAGCAAGGCATGCAGGCTACAAGTGGTACCTCTGAATGTCTGTGCTCTTTGATGAGCAGCATCTGACCATCTTAAATCCCTCGGAGTACACAGGTCCTGAGGCAATgttcctcctctctgctgctacAGCTATATTGCTGTACTGTCTGTTACATTCTCCCAGCCTCCAAGTTACAAACAAGGGcaatttttgaattttcttccttAGAAGTGTCAAGATCCTGGCAGTAGCATTTATGCAGGAGGGCATCTCAGACTGCGTTGGAGACTTTATTTCTCAAGGGCTTAGGAACCTGTGAGTAGGATTTCTTCTACAGATGCAGAACAATTGGGTGCCTATGAACACCATCTGTCAAATCTGTGACTGATTGGAAAATGTACTGCTGTTCTGATCAAATTACATCTCTTATATCCTTACTCTTAAGTGTCAGAATTGCCCCAAAACTTGAATAGTAGGTCCAGGATTATCCagagaaggaaggcagaaatgTGACTTTATAtgcaagaactgaaaattaCCTTTAATTGGTCACAGGTTTTAAATTATTGCCATTGGCATCTAGAAAAATCCTATTTTAGCAAACTGCGTTTAATGGTGTACCTGAGGTGGTGTGGAAGTCTGACTGGTGAAGGCTGTCCCATAGAGTGAGTCATGAACCTGGGCCTCTGCCTGATGCACTGCAGGTGATAAAGTCACCAGAGTTGTTTGACATTCCGATCTTATTTAGTCAGTAGTCTTCCTGTGCCGTGGAGTGATTTCTTAATTGGTGCTTACGTGGAATGTTGtagttctgttttccttgcCTGCAGATACAAGGGGCcaagggagaagaggaagggtCTGCTGGTAGTAGTATTTTTGGAGTAGCTTTAGCAGCTATAATTGTAGCAAGTAATCTGTTAAACACTGTGAATGAAGAAAGGTGGGTAGATCCAGGGAGAAGGTGCATTTGAAAATGATCTAAATGACATGGTTTAAATTTATTAATGTTTTGTGTGCCAGCAATTGCAAAGATTAACAAGCTCTTCTCTATGAGATGGACAGGCACAAAGCTCATTGTTTATAGTGAAAAACTGTCCACCCGTTACCTCGTTTATCATTGTTCCTAGTTACTTGGCCTTAGATGTATTCAGGTTGGGTAGATCTTACGTGGCTGTAAACATCTGATGTTAAAGTAGATAAGCAAATAAATCTGTGAAAAAGTAGGCAGTGTGGATGTACCAGtagaaaaatgattttgcatATCTTACTGTATGTCTCTCTTCATTCAAGTTGCAGGCGTAATTACAGCAGACTTTCTATCAGGATTATTTCATTGGGGGGCAGACACCTGGGGATCTGTGGAGCTACCCATCGTTGGAAAGGTTTGAGATTCTTATccttaaacattaaaaaaataatgaaattctaTTCTGAAACACTTCCAGTGTTCTCAGCTGTGTTGGACAGGTACCCTTCTTGCAGCTTGCAGGCGTAACCAACTCCTCTGCTTTGTACTCTCCTCTTCTTAACGGCACAACATATTGCTGGTACGGTGCTCCAAGCACCACGCTTGTATGTTGTCCTGATGACACCTGTGAGGTGATGCTGTTACATTTTATCACCCTGATTAGCTTTGTACAGGGTTCTGCAGTACCAGTGTTCACAAGCCTTCCCAAGTGGCAGTGAAATAGCTTGTGGCACACAAGTGTAGAAACCTGACTAGACTTGTATAGAGCTTCCAAAGTGGAAGTACAGAATTTCCCTGTCCTGTTTCACCAAGAGTCCTGTTCCTGCAGCTGAACTCTTTAGCAGTTCTATAGAAATTATGAAGAAGCTCTAGGAAAAGGTTTTTCTACTTCTTGGTGCCCCTGGCTGCTGTTGTGAATGATGTGTTACACACAAAGCTACAAATGCCAGACGCTTAGAGGAAAATGTACTGACATAATAAACAGTAAcctgttttttaaaatagcttttttatAACTACCATTAATTGTTCCTCACAGTCTAGTACTAgtacattctcttttttttttttcttaagtgcaTATGGAATATTCCTTGCAGTTATTCAGAAATAAGAGAACCAGTTCAGTGAAATTAAGCCTGTTGATTTTGAACTTAATTTTGTTTGCCTTCAACAGATTTAGTAGTCCATTACTGCTTGTATCTGTGGAACATATGTACATAtgtcaaggggaaaaaaaaagcgctgcaggaaaatgcattacacaaacagcagagctcacagtGATCAGAATGCCTCTGCATGAACTACACATGATGTGTGTGTTGGAGGCAAATAACTATCCTTGTTTTACTGTCCCTCTCCTACTCGCTACATTTGCGCTCTCTCTTCTATGAGACTGTATATTCAGATGCCATTTctcgtttttctttttttctttccatgataAATCTTGGGACACATTTTCTCAACTTGTTTTCTCAGGCTTTCATCAGACCCTTTAGAGAACATCATATTGACCCTACAGCAATTACCAGGCATGATTTCATAGAGACCAACGGAGACAACTGCTTCATGACATTGGTCCCATTGGCAAACATGGCATAcaaatttgtttccttttctccaggTAAGCTGTTAGCCATGACTTACGTGGATTTGGTATTTTTGTTGATGAGGATAGAAGAAATCAATGAATGTGAGATGACAAGTAATTGCTGTTGGAAACACAGTCCTCCCTAGAGGAGTAGGGGAGGgaaactgtttttcttgaagGAGAAGCAAACGTTTTATTTAGCCCAGCAACAAATCTCCGAGGAGTCTTCTAAGGAAGTATTAGAAGTAAACTTCTACAACAGGAAATCAAACTACACAAGAAAACTCTTTGCTGTAAACCACATTAAATGTTTCATCTGCGTGTAGAAGTACTTTAATTGAATGCTAGACAAGCAAGAATTAAAGATGATTAGTTTTATAGATAAAAATTCAGGGTTTAACTTCTTGTTTACTGCAACTTGGCAATGCTGACACATCCCAGTCTTTCTTGTGATATATGGAAGCTATTTATGGCTCATTGGCTCCTACGACACTTGCTGAAGCAACTTTTTTGAGGCCCTTGATATTTCCTACTGTTTCAGGTCTGGCTGAGCAAGACCACACTTTCCTAGTAGAAATTTACCTTTTatgaaaaactatttaaaagATACAAATCTTGTTTTGCAGAAGCATTGTATGAAACATGTCCTTGGGAGTGCTATGTCTTTGCCCTTATCATCTTCATAACCATGACGAACCAGATTCACAAGTGGTCTCACACGTATTTTGGTCTTCCACGCTGGGTCATCTTTCTACAGGACTGGCATGTTATCCTGCCTCGGAAACATCACAGGATTCACCATGTGTCTCCACATGAGACATACTTCTGCATTACAACTGGTACTGTCATCTGGTTCATACTGcaaagtgttttggttttttggtaGTCTTGTATAATTCCCATGGCAAGATGTAATTTAGTGACAGTctattaaatacagaaaaaggcATGTTGAAGCTGACTGTGCTGTAAGTTTTGGTAAGAGCTCCTGCAGCCATAGTTATTattgttacattaaaaaaaatgagtaagaTTTATGATTGGATAAAAGATAACGTTCAGTGAGGTAGGCAGTCTTATTGAGATCTAATTGCCCATTATCTTGGGAACCTCATCCTAGCAATGCATTTTGCTCACTGAAGCATCATTTCATCTGCCAGTGCAACTTGCCttgaattttcatttctaaagtAAAACTTTTGGATTTTCATCATTTATTCTTTCTCATTTGAGGCAGAGGAGAGGACAGACTTAGAGGAAATTGGCTGTAGGTTCCTGTGTCTGTATTCAGTGCTATGCCTCCTGTAGAGACTGGTATATTCACCAGTGTTGTGCAGTCCTGAACAAGCTATCAAGTTAATCAGATGACTGGAAATAAGCTGTCGTTCTTATTTCTGCTGTTGGCTTTGGGAAGCAATTTCTGTCAGTTTTGAAATCTCTGTCAGGAAACAAATCTAGTTCTTGTGACCAGAATTACAATTTCTAAGAAACTTGACTTCACAGATGATCAGAAAAATCTTGGCATCTCATGAGTTTTTTCAGTCCCACTATGACCTGAAGTGATACAGTAGAACACTGAAAGTTGAAGCTGGACTATTCAGGTTCTTGAGCTAGTTACTTCTTTGTTCttgtttaaaatttaaaaaaaagtcttttatatAAGTGTTCATACCATTTTTCTCTGATGTGAGGCAGCGTGATAGATtgtatatttgattttttttttcttccactggaGCAGTGTTTCTGTAGCCGTAATTGCTTTTCTAGGACATGAACAATGGAAGGGACAGAAATAAGCTATCCATGTGCTATTTAAAGTGAACATTTACTGTGTAAAATATGACTAGTTACTGTAATGCACTTGTTAGTTAATAAGTGCAGAGCACATTGAAGAGAAGACAGCCACATCCAAGGAGTATGCTTTGAGAGCTGACCTGTGCACTTCTGCTGTCTCTTTCCCCTAGCTGCACTGCTGCTAGCTCACTGTTCCTATTGTGGCAACAACTTCTTCATTCTGCCTTtccttgctgttgttttcttttgcttttttttcctttttccagaaaTACACATCAAGTATTTATAATGTATTTACAGAATAGCTCTAAGTGTGAGATAACTGATAGAACCCTGTGTAAATCTGTCTTTTCCTGGTTGTAGGAAAACTTGCAGTGGAAAACAATACTTCCGAGTGCTGATActagttgcttttttttgtttgtttgtttttgggtttttttgttactgaaatACTTAATAAAGCAGAGGCCTAAAATTACTATATAATACGTTGTAATAGAAGCCTATTGAAGTTGCCTCTTTGTGCACTTATAGTCAGTTATTTGTCAgcttcaaaatacagaaaagcaagttAGCTAATGTACTTATTAACACCCAGAAAGCAAGATAAAGCCCTTCTGAATTCATTGTGAGGCCTATTAAACCTGTATGACTTCAGCCTCACAATTCTACTAAGCACTTAAACTATCCTAAATTTGTAAGCTAGGAAAGATGCATTAAACTTTTGTTACATTATGCCATTTACTGCCATTTTTACATAAGTACAAGGAGCCTGTCCCATATCAACCCGTTAAAGCCTTCCTGGTGACTTGGACGCAGAAGTGAGGTTAGCTGAGCTGTGTGCTTTTGGGTGCATGCTGCTATCAGTGCTGTCCTTTTAATCCAGGAAGAGTTCACCTTCTGCTTTTGTTAAGTGCAACATGGTGCTACAGCAAGGCTTCCCCACCACAGCCTTTAATAGCAATCAGTTAAGCAAACTTAAATGCATTTTGCCTTC
This genomic interval carries:
- the LOC100543540 gene encoding transmembrane protein 189-like gives rise to the protein MRRLAGRCEPNLGRRGAVGKRLQEWISVILCFSLICFNFYNLLFYLRLEHTPSIIVGIFAGVITADFLSGLFHWGADTWGSVELPIVGKAFIRPFREHHIDPTAITRHDFIETNGDNCFMTLVPLANMAYKFVSFSPEALYETCPWECYVFALIIFITMTNQIHKWSHTYFGLPRWVIFLQDWHVILPRKHHRIHHVSPHETYFCITTGWLNYPLEKIRFWRCLEYMIQGLTGEKPRADDMKWAQKIK